CAGAGATAACCAACAGACTCCATCTTGCCTTGTGGCAAATTAAATTTCGGATGTTGACTAGAGTCAGCAGACTCATGCCAATTAACTAACCTTTTGTTCCATTGTTTTTTCCAAGTTCTCAAAGTAGGCCCAAGGTTTTTCAAACCCTGAAGAGAAAACAAGTCAGCCCCCAGAGGAATAACGACATAATCGGTAGCCAATAATACCGAGCGATTTATAGCTCCAAGATTTGGGCCTATATCTACTAATATTATTTCTGCATCTACTTTTTTTGCAGCCATTTGCATTACTTGCCAAAACGAACTTAGGATCCTCATTGGGCGATATAAATTATTATCTCCCAGACTATCTGGCCACTGGCTCGAAAGAGCATCTTCATAACTGGATAGATTTATATCGCCAGGAATTAAATATAAGTTAGTACTGATTTTTTTTAATATTGGGTCAAGTATATCCCCTACCGCAGTTAGAGGTTTTACACACTCATAAATTGAGCTTCCCGGCTCTTTTCGCTCCCACAAATCCTCTATTGTACTTTCATCTAAGAAAGCGGCGGTTAAATTCGACTGGGGATCCAAATCAGCAGCAACAACGCGAACACCAAGTAAAGAATATATCCACGCCAAATGATATATCAGTGAAGTTTTTCCAACTCCCCCCTTGTTATTAAAGAAAGTTAAAACTGGAGTAGTCATGACTTACCTCTAATCACGCAAGATACGAAACCTTGATTAACTTCATATGCGAGCTCTGGATTTCCATTTTTTTGAAGCTCACGTGTGGCTGTAGCTATACCTCGCCCAAATGCCTGGATAAAACCAAATGTTTTCAGGGCATCACCAATATTAGGATTGCGATAATCCGTAACACCTGGACGCCCAAAATTATCTACAGTGACATTTCCGTATGGACCACCAGGGCTAGTAATTTCGATACGATCATTAAACCAATAAAATCTCACGGGCGAGTTGGTGCTTTCATAGGTACGATGCAAGACCGCGTTATAAAGGATTTGCTGAATTGATGCTGGCGGATATGGCAAAGTGGCTATATGTGTTGCTGCCGACACTATATCTATCGCTACTCTGTTGTGTGCATTCAACTTTTCTTCAGCTTTGCGCAACATATCAACGAAGGCCCCACCAATCTCTTCAGCATCAATCACTGGATCAGCAAGTTCAACACCATCAATGCGTAAAAACTGAATATAAGCACCAGGCAAAAAATCTTGCGGTGTTTTCCCTAATGCTAGAACCCCCATTACAGTTGGCGTTGTATCATCAGGAGATACAATCATTTTGCAAGATGCCAATCGCTCCTCATAGGTTCTGCCATTAGCTTCCAATATGTCTTCGGCAAATGCTGCAGGTAAATATTCGTTCAAAAAAATATTTTTTGAAAGATCGGTAATTTTTGCAGTGGGAACCGGATAAAGGTCAAAAGGTAAATTTTTATACCGCCTTTTTTCGTTAAGGATACGCTCCTCCTGTTCATTTGCTATTGAACGCCTAGGTCCAGTACGAATCCAGATTCGTCCTTCATATTTTACTGGGGGCATATCTGATGGCATCACCGTAACGACAGCCATATCAGCACCGTTAAGATTACGCTTTTCAACCGACATAACAGGCATCGGCAAAATATTTCCATCCGACTTAATATCAGACAATGATAGTAAGAGTTGATCAGTTATTTCGATGCCTGATGGTTCGCCATTATCTTTCGCACCAATAAATAAAACCCCTACATCACGATGATCAGGTAAATCATTAGCAAAGGCACAGATAGCTTGACGGGCTTTTTTTGGGACATCGCCTTTAAAAGATTCCTTACGCTCAACATTATCAGCCTCCAATGAGACCAATAAAGCCAACAGTTCCTGATCAGAAAGTCTTTTCATAAGGCAAAATATATCCAGTTAAAAGAGAACACCACAAATTAAACACAGCCTGACCATAGCAAAAGCAGTAAAAAATAAAAAGCCAAAACAAAACACCCGACTCGCGCCGGGTGTTTGTGTTGCATTTACCTGCTTAGTCTTCCAACAACTCTTCAACCGTACTGACGATATTGTCGACAGTGAAGCCGAAGTGTTCGAGCAGTTTGTTGCCTGGAGCTGATTCACCGAAGGTGGTCATGCCCACAATACGGCCATCAAAACCAACGTACTTGTACCAGAAGTCTACATGGGCCGTTTCTACCGCCACACGCGCCGATACACTGCTCGGCAATACCGACTCTTTATAAGCCGCATCTTGCTGATCAAACACACTCGTGGATGGCATAGATACCACACGCACATTTTTACCTTTGGCTTTCAGCGCTTCAGCCGCTTTCACGGTCACGCCAACTTCCGAACCGGTAGAGATCAGGATTGCATCCGGCTCGCCCACGGAATCAACCAACACATAACCGCCTTTGGCGATGTTGGCGACTTGCTCAGGGGTACGCGCGAAGAAATCCAGGTTCTGACGGCTGAATACCAGTGCGGCTGGGCCATCTTTACGCTCAACAGCCGCTTTCCAGGCAACCACAGATTCGGTGCTGTCCGCCGGGCGCCAGGTTTCCAGGTTTGGCGTCAGACGCAGGCTGCCCAACACTTCGATGGGTTGGTGAGTCGGGC
The nucleotide sequence above comes from Cellvibrio sp. PSBB023. Encoded proteins:
- a CDS encoding ParA family protein; the protein is MTTPVLTFFNNKGGVGKTSLIYHLAWIYSLLGVRVVAADLDPQSNLTAAFLDESTIEDLWERKEPGSSIYECVKPLTAVGDILDPILKKISTNLYLIPGDINLSSYEDALSSQWPDSLGDNNLYRPMRILSSFWQVMQMAAKKVDAEIILVDIGPNLGAINRSVLLATDYVVIPLGADLFSLQGLKNLGPTLRTWKKQWNKRLVNWHESADSSQHPKFNLPQGKMESVGYLCQQHSVRLDRPVQAYDKWVNRIPSVYREFILNLSDHEKIKQEDDPYCLGTIKHYRSLIPMAQERRKPIFKLTSADGAIGSHAGAVQDAKRDFETLAYKIADKIGLDIL
- a CDS encoding ATP-binding protein; protein product: MKRLSDQELLALLVSLEADNVERKESFKGDVPKKARQAICAFANDLPDHRDVGVLFIGAKDNGEPSGIEITDQLLLSLSDIKSDGNILPMPVMSVEKRNLNGADMAVVTVMPSDMPPVKYEGRIWIRTGPRRSIANEQEERILNEKRRYKNLPFDLYPVPTAKITDLSKNIFLNEYLPAAFAEDILEANGRTYEERLASCKMIVSPDDTTPTVMGVLALGKTPQDFLPGAYIQFLRIDGVELADPVIDAEEIGGAFVDMLRKAEEKLNAHNRVAIDIVSAATHIATLPYPPASIQQILYNAVLHRTYESTNSPVRFYWFNDRIEITSPGGPYGNVTVDNFGRPGVTDYRNPNIGDALKTFGFIQAFGRGIATATRELQKNGNPELAYEVNQGFVSCVIRGKS